In Papaver somniferum cultivar HN1 chromosome 9, ASM357369v1, whole genome shotgun sequence, the genomic stretch TGGTTAACTAGGGAAGGATAAGCTTACTGGTAAGAATGGGAGAGGATTCATCAACTACTGTAAGGGTGATGGGACCCTCTGTAGTCGTCCCAGTCAGGAAAAGCACTCCAGGAAAACTAGCGCATGGTATATATTCGATCCTAAactaaatatctttgatggttagCTTATTACTTTCCAACTTGAAATCCCTGGCTTtaacttgtttaaatttttcacCAGAGAGTTATCCTAACTAATTAGAATTACATTAAGCCAGATTCCTTATCTGTGTCATTTCTATACTCATACTTATTCAGTTGTAATGGTGGTTGCAGGTGAAATGACCTATCATTCAAAACATGAAGAGCCAGAAATCTCAAGGTGGTGCATTAGAGTAACAGATTACTGAAATCCAAAGAGGAATATCATATAAAGGTCTGTTGAATATAAATTACCAAATAACTTAGTGTTGTACGATTTGTGTAAATCATAGGCATTACTAGTACCTCTTACTGTTCTAGAACATTTGATGTCAATGTATTTGGCTAGTAAGTGAAGATGTTAATTTGTTTGAAACCTTAGGGTTGGCAACTTCAAGTTTGGGGACAtctttaaaattgaaataattaATTTTGGGAACAAGGTTTAATTTAGTATTATGCACCGTTCTTGGACTATCAAGGATGAGTATGGAGATTCAAGGTCAGGTGAATCCGTATTTACAAAGACAGAATATAATAGAATCTTTATTTTTTATGGCTTGAATTTAGTTTCTTAGAAGCAGACTGCTTGAACTTCTGATAATCCACAATAACTCCATTAATTGGAAAGTTCAAGCCCTATTTGCTTCTAAGAAAGCAAAATCCAAACCTTAAAGAATCCAGATTTTGTTATATCTTGTTTTCGAAAATACGTGTTTACTCGACCTTACATCTCCAAACTCATCCTTAATAGTCCAATGACCCTTGTGTGAAGTACGAAAACAAACCTTATTCCCAAACTCGATTTTTTCAGTGTAAATATATATCTAAACTATAATCGCTTCCCCTTATCATGTTAGTAGTTACATCACCATTACCTTCTTGAGGCTGCTCAAGCTCGTCAAAAGTCAGTGGTGCATTTAGGAAATAAATAGAATTATCACTACTGTTTTATACATAAAACCTTGTCCAAATTTCATGTATTCGATATTCCAGCAGTAACAACTAAGTTCTAAATCCTTTCAGTACTCGATTACCCATTTTCCTTGCATCATCAATGACCATGAATCTTGGAAGGTGATGACTGCCTTCTTTTTCAGGCCCACCGTCACAACTCCTTGTTCAACCAGGAGTGGAGCCAGCCCATTATAAGTCTGTTGGCGTTGTTTATGTTTGTTATTGATTTTGTCCTGTTTGTGTTTTACCTGGTTTTGTCTACTTGTTGCTTCTTGTCCTTGTTTGAACCATTGTAGAAACAACACCCTATCAGTGACTAATGTCcagttgaaaattaaaattacacATGGAATAGATCATCTGTATTCTGCTGTTAACTGAATTTTACAGACGTCTTTTGAAACTAAATTCCCCTTGATTATTTTCCTCGACTCTTTTGTGTATTATGTTCTAATGTTAAGTATGTTCCCTGGGCTCTTGGATGCATGAATAAAAGTTAATACACTCATTTATTAGATGAATAGTTCATTAATGATTTGATTCATCAATTGAAATACTGTTCTAATATTCGAATTATATTTTCGGAAACCTGCATCCTATAGACTATAGCGAGGTATTGTTGTACCGTAACTTATTTGTCATGTAAACAAGTTGATGAGAAACTTCTGCTAGGGACGATGAAGATTACTTGTACAtgaagtggacttgggctttctATGTGAATTTAATTTAAGGTATCTTATCCTGGTAACTTAGAAGTTTATCCATCAAGTTAGATCAGGCATAGTTTGAAACCCAACACTTCCCGCTTAGTCCTTGTTGGGGTTTTCAGGATAAGGCTCGTAGAGGTTCTGAATTTGAGTTACATAATTTGATTACATGATGTTAGATTATGTCTTTGTTGATATCCGTGTGTCTTTTTTGTAAATTCTATGTGGGTTTAACGAGAAGCTAATTATACACATATGAAGAGATATAACCGAAAGTGAGGGTTTCTCGTCATAAAAGAGGCTGTAAGAACAGGTCATTGGGGCTAATGATAAAGCAGGAACATAATAGTAGAATAACAAGCCAATGAATGCTTAATGCTGTTTTAGCAGGTGAAGATCATATGATAATGATGTTAATATTTCTTATATGAGCATCTTTTGAGAACTTTGGTTGAAAAACAAAGTCATGCCCATATGAATCACATCTTGTTTTTCCTGCGCAACTTGAAATTACGAGGGATTAGATCCCAGCTTGTGGATAAGTGGAATAATGTAACATGCCTAGCCTATTGCTATTGGTCTATTACATTTCCCCGATAGTGTGCTTATTGTATCCGTCTGTTCCAGTAGTATATCTGTTATAATGTTACGGTTCTACCAAGTTAAACCCATCCGTGCATAAACACAGCTTTGATCTCCTGTGTTCACTACATTCCCTTGGCGTTTTCCATGAGTTTTCATAAGTGGTGGTCTGTATATTAAAAAAATTCAAATGTGAGGGTTGAAGGTGTCTATTAACTGTTTATCAACTACGTCTTGCCATTTATGGATATTTTGTTTCACATGGTTAATATGGTTTTCAAGTTCTCTAACCTGGGTTTTAGGTATGTCCATGCTGATTCTTTTTTCATAATGCTCCTAGTTACAGATATGCTTGTAGTTTACATGTTAATGGTTATTGACGACTAATGCAGTTGCTTTTAGGTTACATTTCTGTTGTTTTGGACAATTCTTGCTTGCTCACTCTCTCTGTCATTGTTTGCTGCAACTCAAGATTATTGACAGAACCTGATCGATTTCACTTTATTGACTGGTAGGTGTTGGATGATCCATAATCACCAGACTCGGACGACAAAAAGGAGGTATCATGCCATCATTCACGCTTATCTTTGAGTATTAGGACATTATTTTAGAGTTCCAGTTAGATATTTGTATAACTGATCCTATGATTTCACAGGCTCCATTCTTATGGCGAGATGATAAGAAGACCTCTATTTGCTTTACTCGCTGCTGAAGACTATTCTCTTTACGGTTCTGTCGAATCTTCAGACTTTTGCAGAAGACCTCCAAAAGGCCCAACAAGGCTTATTGGGGGATGTTCAATGTACATTACGGCAACATTTGAATCTCTTGTTCCTGATCATGAACGTCCATGGCTGAGGGCTATTGAATCCTCTCCTTCTATTCCTCATAGCTTGAACTATCCTATTTTTTGTTTCACATTTAGTCAAAAATGGACATTAATTACAAATAGTGAAACTAAGTAAGTAATTAATGGATGTGGTGGAAAACTATGTTTCTgacatttgtatatatctttcgTCTGGATACTGTGGGAGGTAAGGTAGAAATCaaattcaagaaagatgaaaaatGACAGAAGCTATATGAAGCCATGAAGGCCAGTGAGGAAATATGTTTAGAATATGAATAGTCCCTTTTATTTTTCCGTAAATCTGCCTTAGATTTCTGTTTTAACATGTTGTTTGTGGCAACTAAATCAAACAGATAACACAGTAGATGATCTTATCTATCTCTGTTGTTTTGGAAGTAAAAGCTAAAATTGAAGGCAAAAAATTGAAGATGATAGAAGCTTTGTGAGGCCATGAAGGCCAGTTACATCGAGGATGGGTTGCACGGACGTGGATACGATGCGGACACTAGTACGGTGAATATAAATTTTTATATAATAAATTATACTGGTAAATGAATATAAATTTACCCATAGCAATGAAGGAAAATTGGATTTGAGTATTTAAAGTTACTCAAaatttgaagaggaagaacgaCCCGACCCCTTTAAACTAAGATGTTTTCGGTGGACTTGGGATCAAGTATGTCCACTTATACATATATTGGTTTTGTATCATGTAAGCTCATCAAAGTATGACATGAGAGTCGGTCTTTGATGGTAACATAAAATTTAAGGTCCTTGGTGAGCTGGTGTACTGAAAATTTACCTTGCATTTTCCTCCGTTGTCTCCAGCAGTTTCTTTCATCTCTCTCTCTAAACAATATGAAACTTGTAAGAAAGTAAACAGTAGTTAATTCTAACCTTTCGTGAGTTGCATAGCAAAGGAAAAATTCCGCAGATAACTCATGGATTTCTTTCACATCGGTAAAAGAGGATGGGCAGTTCATGTATAATTCATTTACTATCGGATGCAAAGTCTACCGGACGTGTAAAAATATGTGGTTTCTAAACGCTTATGTATATGCCAACAATAACGTCTAGATAGTTTTCCATTATTTTCCATTCAAAATTCAAACAACAGTCGTGCTAATACAGTTGTACGCTAATCCAAGCCTAAAAATTTGAGAACATTGGACGCCTAAGCCCATTTATCCTTGAGTCACCCGTAGCAGCTGGGAAATTCTTCCTCCAAATGGTAGCATCTCGGATTTTTGTAGCATCTCGGATATTTGTAAGGAGGATGAGGGTGTTGATGTTGTGTATCATGGTGGTGTGATTTCATTAGGAGAAAGCCATGGGTTAGATACAACAATGTTGCTCATATCTGTTACACCCCAAGGGAGTGGTGGTAAGGATGTGAAGTTGTTTGCTGGGAAGACGATTAAACGGGACGTTTTCTGATTGTTAAAAATCCTAGAGGTTCTGTTGGTTCTCCGCTTACTGCTCCAAGTTAAAAATTTATGTTCATTTCAGTATTTATATATGTATACCGACATTAGACTATCAATTTGTGCTCATATGTAAATAATGAGGTACACTAAGACGCAATAAACAGTACACTAAAATGCAATGAACGCAAAAGGAATCAGTTTGAGGAGGATATAACTAACATGAGGGCAATCTTTCCAAAGTTCTAtacttgaggacaaggatatttTGAGGAGGAGATACTGTCATGTAATGAGCTAGCCCCAGGAAATAATGAGGGGTGCACTCATCTGCATGGTTAGGGCTAGGTATTAATTAGGGAGTAAGTAGTTCAATTAATGTTTAATTAGCAGTTTAATTTGAGTAAGAAGCTTTAGTGACGAACGGCCAGGATCTGTGCATCTTGTCGGCCAGATTAGGGTTTGTGTTTGTCACTATTTAAGCATAAGTTGTACGCTTTGTTGGTAGATAATGAGAAGATAAGAATAGACTGAAATCTAGGAATGAATCAGTGAGTTTTTGGTTAGGGTTTTGTTACTTCCAGTGTTCGATCTCATCCTGTTTTCTATACCAATCATAAGAAAAGCTTGAAAATGATGTACCATGGTGTTTTGCAAGAGAGATCTGAAATTAAGAATAAATTGGATGATCAGATTGAGGAATCCAGGgatctgaaagtgaaaatcaAAGTTTCAGAGAAGAATCAAGTGTTGATTCAGAAAGATTTGGATGATTTGAAGCAAGACAAGGAAAGGATTGTATTTGATGATCAGGTTGAGGTATCCAgggatttgaaactgaaattcaaaAATCTAGAGAAGAATCAAGTGTTGTTACTGCTCATGTTAATGGCTTTCCTGATCATACCGGCACAAGTAGCAGCCAAAGGTTGGACTGTGGGAGGAAACCATGGTTGGACAACAAATCTGAATTATACTCATTGGGCAGAAAATAAAACATTCTTCAGAAACGATTGGCTGAGTAAGTTAACTATCTATTTCTTAATTTCATTATTCATGTGTCACGGTTTATGGGTCTTAACTCTAATTTTGTGTTCTGCATCTATTTCAGTGTTCGTTTATGACAGTAATAAACTAAATGTGTTGGAGGTTAATAAGGATGATTATCAGAGGTGCAGGGAAGTCGATCCTATTCGTAGTTGGAAAAAGGGAGCTGGAAGAAAACTGGTTGGTTTGAACATAACAAAGACTTGCTATTTCATTTCCGGAAATTCTTACTGCTACGAAGGAGTGAAATTATCTGTTAGTGTTCAAGATCCAGCACCAAGTAATTCAGCTGGACAGTTAAAATGGTGCCTCTCAACTCCGGTTGTTTTATTACTTTCCTTTCTGCTAAGTTAAACCAGAAGACATTCATCTCAAAGTTTTTTACTCGGatcttatttgtttttttatttgtgtATACAATCTATTCCTGTTAAATCTAGGGATTTATATAAGTATGATATTCGTTTGATTTGTGAATCAGACCGGTTTTGATTAATTTGGGGTGTTTAATCAATATGTTACTTCGGTTTTATGCATTTAATGTTGATCGATTCACTGAAAATTGCTGACTAAGGAAGTTTCACTCATGGAGATCCAAACTATTTCTTGCTTTTATTAGGCTTTTGATTGGAAGTGGATTCAAGATAGGTATCCTAAGTAAGTGTCAAAGTGTTTCTTTTACTAGTTCGTAATGTTCTGAATTGCTAATCGCTCTTTTACAGTGAAATAtttatatttgtttgttaattggGATTTGATTTGATCTCTTTTTGAGATGTGTGATGCATGTTGGTTCATTTACAAGTACAGCCTTGCTAATCAATTGCCACATTACAAATTTAATCCTACTTGCACTTGCACAAAACTGTGTCTATGTTTTAGACTTGAGATTGAACTATCAATCCTTGCAAATTGAAAAGACACTTTTAGGTTTATCGATTCTAGCTTAATTTGGAGCAGGGATACTTCATCTGCCTTTCTTTCAATCATTACTGATTAGAGACATACAAACCGAGACAAGATTCGTGCATGTTGAGACAAGATACAGCAAAATTCATTCCATTACAGACGAGAAAGCACAAGAAAAACACAAAGGACGATTTTCCCATCTACACATAAAGTCTTCAAAAGTAAAGATCCTAAGCACTTTAAATTTATACATAGCAGATCTTGTACTTTGCTGCATTAATAGTGACATTATTTCATTTGaagctaaacgaaatattgaggATTGTGGTGGAGAAAAAAATAACAATTCATTGCATAATTTGCATTTGTGACGGGGTTTAGGAAAAAAAATTCGAATGAAAAAGTTATATTAAAAGAAAACGTGAGGTTGGTCTAGCCAACATAGTATAAAAACAACAGCTATTGTCTTATCCTTTGTTAGAAATTTAGAATTTTCGTGAATACTGTGGTATCTATACATGTTGCTGAAACTTCAGGTTCCTGCTTGAAAGCAAAATGGGGAACACCTCTGCAATCCCTTTGTAGAATTTTGCATCTGATTGACCAGGAATCAAAGAATTGAGTTCAAGTCAGGTTTAACCAAGTTTCGAAGAGAGCTAATAATCTAGCTCATGATTTATCAAGCATTATGTACACCAAATACTAGACACCTTCTCAACCCCCTCTCTGCACTGCTTCTCTTCAAGTACAAAGGAAGttattagaaagaaaaaaaatgaaatgttaCTGAGTTAACGAGACCCTACCGATTCAGATCCTAATTGACACCTAAATCATGAAAGTATACAAGATGGAAAGTAAATCCCTTCTAAATGCTGGATGAAATCTTCAAGGAAGCACAGTAGACTAAAACATTAGACAACTTGTAATAGTCTCAATATGTCCAACATATATTCCCACACTTTTACACTCATAGTTGACTTGTAATAGTCTCAACTAATGTTCTACATTATCAAGCAGTTCCTAGTGTACGCAATGGCCATTAAATTCTTCCTAAACATGGTGTAGTAAACTAAACATGTACAAAAGATTAATTT encodes the following:
- the LOC113314249 gene encoding lamin-like protein, which translates into the protein MMYHGVLQERSEIKNKLDDQIEESRDLKVKIKVSEKNQVLIQKDLDDLKQDKERIVFDDQVEVSRDLKLKFKNLEKNQVLLLLMLMAFLIIPAQVAAKGWTVGGNHGWTTNLNYTHWAENKTFFRNDWLMFVYDSNKLNVLEVNKDDYQRCREVDPIRSWKKGAGRKLVGLNITKTCYFISGNSYCYEGVKLSVSVQDPAPSNSAGQLKWCLSTPVVLLLSFLLS